Proteins co-encoded in one Pseudoliparis swirei isolate HS2019 ecotype Mariana Trench chromosome 7, NWPU_hadal_v1, whole genome shotgun sequence genomic window:
- the poc5 gene encoding centrosomal protein POC5 isoform X1, with amino-acid sequence MLYSAAQPPPDSFPVSEGEMSSDEDKPSSPDLPKDSDPGSSVSSDLQDEYEELLRYAVVTPKLDRHTGAHLQRPGTSHLSEGGRASQRKEDTKSLRPADAATEAKDGRHSSRTVRASQVSPLIVEPSARLRASHAEETAGRSSSRVSPLFNTPSDRLQTVAQRSRPSSPQPPEFDVTEMFISEGNINKMENILDTWSHNLKTNVLTELRKWKLAFMEQHKLEMRKERERYAAQTADLRSELDSLKGLLHTYETSNQRKDEVIGNLSQVLDRHKERLEKMRVFTHWRIQHTEVKEEAHAAQVAQRHYNSQLKKKVWLGWHSLIQRHWKVKMERACRARAEEVCTHLSAEYEAKLAEHCVAIEKAQAEIQRLRLERERYEESMKKAFMRGVCALNMEAIGMFHTTTEGRPVPPSAHDHHDTLPPEDESTSTQPYPYPISSTQFSPVHFDCPDPSHSQVEDLMGSGGPVSRAEVIPPTTLVHSSLPLGGTASSHKQVSGRVITAPQQKPSKTVTARITARTDGGKAARGNLQVMSVAPPMSSVVVERHHPVTRLTIGQATASKFPRSSQLGQSTGGHRSSSRTHSGTCHVHSIKVVD; translated from the exons ATGCTCTACAGCGCTGCACAGCCGCCCCCGGATTCAttcccggtgtctgagggagag ATGTCCTCAGATGAAGATAAACCATCCAGTCCTGATCTGCCCAAGGACTCTGATCCGGGTAGCTCTGTTTCCTCTGATCTGCag GATGAGTATGAGGAGCTCCTCCGCTATGCTGTTGTCACCCCGAAGCTTGACAGACACACCGGTGCTCACTTGCAGCGGCCGGGCACCTCACATCTGTCGGAAGGGGGTCGGGCTTCCCAGAGAAAAGAGGACACAAAATCACTGCGCCCAGCAG ATGCCGCCACTGAAGCTAAAGATGGGAGGCATTCCAGCAGGACTGTGAGAGCCTCACAGGTCTCCCCCTTGATTGTTGAGCCCTCCGCACGTTTAAGAGCATCTCATg CTGAGGAGACGGCAGGCCGCTCATCGAGCAGGGTGTCGCCGCTCTTCAACACTCCCTCAGACAGGTTACAGACAGTGGCTCAGAGGTCAAGGCCAAGCAGCCCGCAACCGCCCGAGTTCGATGTGACAGAGATGTTTATCTCAGAGGGAAACATCAACAAGATGGAGAACATTCTGGACACTTGGAGCCACAACCTGAAG ACAAATGTGCTGACTGAGCTCAGGAAGTGGAAGCTGGCCTTCATGGAGCAACACAAGCTGGAgatgaggaaagagagggagaggtatgCAGCCCAGACAGCTGACCTGAGGTCAGAGCTAGACAGCCTGAAGGGGCTGCTACACACATATGAGACTTCCAACCAGAGAAAAGATGAG GTGATTGGGAACCTGAGCCAGGTGTTGGACAGACACAAAGAAAGGCTTGAAAAGATGAGGGTCTTCACCCACTGGAGAATCCAGCACACTGAGGTCAAAGAGGAG GCTCACGCTGCTCAGGTAGCACAGCGGCACTACAACTCGCAGCTGAAGAAGAAGGTGTGGTTAGGCTGGCATTCTCTGATCCAGAGACACTGGAAGGTCAAGATGGAGCGGGCTTGCCGTGCGAGGGCTGAAGAGGTCTGCACCCACCTGTCTGCAGAGTATGAGGCCAAGCTGGCAGAG CACTGTGTGGCCATAGAGAAGGCCCAGGCAGAGATTCAGAGACTCCGACTGGAGCGCGAGCGCTATGAAGAATCGATGAAGAAAGCCTTCATGAGAGGCGTGTGCGCTCTCAACATGGAGGCCATCGGCATGTTCCACACGACGACAGAGGGACGGCCAGTGCCACCTTCAGCTCATGATCACCATG ATACTCTGCCTccagaggatgagtctacatcaACTCAACCATATCCATATCCCATCTCTTCCACACAATTTAGTCCGGTCCACTTCGACTGCCCGGATCCTTCCCACAGCCAGGTAGAGGATCTG ATGGGCTCCGGGGGCCCTGTGTCGAGGGCAGAGGTCATCCCTCCCACTACACTAGTGCACAGCTCCCTCCCACTAGGGGGCACTGCAAGCTCCCACAAACAG GTGAGCGGTCGTGTCATCACAGCCCCTCAACAAAAGCCCTCAAAGACCGTAACGGCCCGCATCACGGCACGCACTGACGGTGGGAAGGCTGCACGCGGCAACCTGCAGGTGATGAGCGTGGCTCCACCCATGAGCTCTGTGGTTGTGGAACGCCATCATCCTGTCACACGG CTCACGATCGGTCAGGCCACGGCTTCCAAGTTTCCTCGCTCCTCCCAACTGGGCCAAAGCACCGGCGGACACAGAAGCTCCTCCAGAACACACAGCGGCACGTGCCACGTACACTCGATCAAAGTGGTTGACTGA
- the poc5 gene encoding centrosomal protein POC5 isoform X2, with protein sequence MSSDEDKPSSPDLPKDSDPGSSVSSDLQDEYEELLRYAVVTPKLDRHTGAHLQRPGTSHLSEGGRASQRKEDTKSLRPADAATEAKDGRHSSRTVRASQVSPLIVEPSARLRASHAEETAGRSSSRVSPLFNTPSDRLQTVAQRSRPSSPQPPEFDVTEMFISEGNINKMENILDTWSHNLKTNVLTELRKWKLAFMEQHKLEMRKERERYAAQTADLRSELDSLKGLLHTYETSNQRKDEVIGNLSQVLDRHKERLEKMRVFTHWRIQHTEVKEEAHAAQVAQRHYNSQLKKKVWLGWHSLIQRHWKVKMERACRARAEEVCTHLSAEYEAKLAEHCVAIEKAQAEIQRLRLERERYEESMKKAFMRGVCALNMEAIGMFHTTTEGRPVPPSAHDHHDTLPPEDESTSTQPYPYPISSTQFSPVHFDCPDPSHSQVEDLMGSGGPVSRAEVIPPTTLVHSSLPLGGTASSHKQVSGRVITAPQQKPSKTVTARITARTDGGKAARGNLQVMSVAPPMSSVVVERHHPVTRLTIGQATASKFPRSSQLGQSTGGHRSSSRTHSGTCHVHSIKVVD encoded by the exons ATGTCCTCAGATGAAGATAAACCATCCAGTCCTGATCTGCCCAAGGACTCTGATCCGGGTAGCTCTGTTTCCTCTGATCTGCag GATGAGTATGAGGAGCTCCTCCGCTATGCTGTTGTCACCCCGAAGCTTGACAGACACACCGGTGCTCACTTGCAGCGGCCGGGCACCTCACATCTGTCGGAAGGGGGTCGGGCTTCCCAGAGAAAAGAGGACACAAAATCACTGCGCCCAGCAG ATGCCGCCACTGAAGCTAAAGATGGGAGGCATTCCAGCAGGACTGTGAGAGCCTCACAGGTCTCCCCCTTGATTGTTGAGCCCTCCGCACGTTTAAGAGCATCTCATg CTGAGGAGACGGCAGGCCGCTCATCGAGCAGGGTGTCGCCGCTCTTCAACACTCCCTCAGACAGGTTACAGACAGTGGCTCAGAGGTCAAGGCCAAGCAGCCCGCAACCGCCCGAGTTCGATGTGACAGAGATGTTTATCTCAGAGGGAAACATCAACAAGATGGAGAACATTCTGGACACTTGGAGCCACAACCTGAAG ACAAATGTGCTGACTGAGCTCAGGAAGTGGAAGCTGGCCTTCATGGAGCAACACAAGCTGGAgatgaggaaagagagggagaggtatgCAGCCCAGACAGCTGACCTGAGGTCAGAGCTAGACAGCCTGAAGGGGCTGCTACACACATATGAGACTTCCAACCAGAGAAAAGATGAG GTGATTGGGAACCTGAGCCAGGTGTTGGACAGACACAAAGAAAGGCTTGAAAAGATGAGGGTCTTCACCCACTGGAGAATCCAGCACACTGAGGTCAAAGAGGAG GCTCACGCTGCTCAGGTAGCACAGCGGCACTACAACTCGCAGCTGAAGAAGAAGGTGTGGTTAGGCTGGCATTCTCTGATCCAGAGACACTGGAAGGTCAAGATGGAGCGGGCTTGCCGTGCGAGGGCTGAAGAGGTCTGCACCCACCTGTCTGCAGAGTATGAGGCCAAGCTGGCAGAG CACTGTGTGGCCATAGAGAAGGCCCAGGCAGAGATTCAGAGACTCCGACTGGAGCGCGAGCGCTATGAAGAATCGATGAAGAAAGCCTTCATGAGAGGCGTGTGCGCTCTCAACATGGAGGCCATCGGCATGTTCCACACGACGACAGAGGGACGGCCAGTGCCACCTTCAGCTCATGATCACCATG ATACTCTGCCTccagaggatgagtctacatcaACTCAACCATATCCATATCCCATCTCTTCCACACAATTTAGTCCGGTCCACTTCGACTGCCCGGATCCTTCCCACAGCCAGGTAGAGGATCTG ATGGGCTCCGGGGGCCCTGTGTCGAGGGCAGAGGTCATCCCTCCCACTACACTAGTGCACAGCTCCCTCCCACTAGGGGGCACTGCAAGCTCCCACAAACAG GTGAGCGGTCGTGTCATCACAGCCCCTCAACAAAAGCCCTCAAAGACCGTAACGGCCCGCATCACGGCACGCACTGACGGTGGGAAGGCTGCACGCGGCAACCTGCAGGTGATGAGCGTGGCTCCACCCATGAGCTCTGTGGTTGTGGAACGCCATCATCCTGTCACACGG CTCACGATCGGTCAGGCCACGGCTTCCAAGTTTCCTCGCTCCTCCCAACTGGGCCAAAGCACCGGCGGACACAGAAGCTCCTCCAGAACACACAGCGGCACGTGCCACGTACACTCGATCAAAGTGGTTGACTGA